The Primulina huaijiensis isolate GDHJ02 chromosome 6, ASM1229523v2, whole genome shotgun sequence genomic sequence TGGGCGAAGATCAATTGGAAGATGATGAACAACACATGTTTTAGGGTTTCTGATCAAGTTCGAGACATGAAGTTTCAAGTCTGATTTATGATATCGCTTCTGTATTTGTGTTATGCAATGTAAAAACATTTCTGATTTATGTAATAAACTGGTCTTTGGCTATTTTATGTACTATTTGACTTGTTGTTTTgcgatttttaattgttaaacgCCGATGGTGCGTCTCGGTTTCGGGACATTACACAGTTGTGTTTTGAAAATCCATATCCTAAATCATGTATTAAAATACAGCACAATTTCCACAATTATTTGAACTTTTATTATAATTTCTTCGTACAATCTTGTGATCAAATTCAATGTATTAATGAGCAAACAACGAACTTATTgttattttgataattattaaatttctaagATTAAATAAACACAATCTatgaatattaaatatttggtATAAAAGCTGGCCTCATTGCCGCTCTTTCCCGATGTCGTAGAGCCCACACTACCAATAACTGAAGACTACCTgccattataatttataaatataatttttagaattatttcaactctaataataataataataataataatttttagaattatttcaactctatataataataataataataataataataatatgagaatcatcataataattttatttggggatataaatgacaataattatttttttgatggtaccaaattctttaaatttacaaaaatacgGGCATAGATATTTTCTTTTATACTTGTTAAATTATAAGATTATATTATTAACACAATttgatatttaaatattttctctcatcaTGCACTCATCACATTCTTTTGGACAACGTTGTGTCAAAAATTTAtagttttgataatattttacaaCTTAATTAATATGCCTTTTAAAATCACAATATAATTTGTTAAAATCTTGGAACCTTAAgtatatgttaaaataattaCTGATATTTATTCCAAAGTCgatcacaaaatttaaaatagaagaaaaaatgttaaaagttaatttttttccattcaagaaataaaaacataaaataggGTGTTATTAACAAATTTTTGAGTGTAAATAATAATGCATGCATGTGTATATTTACACGTAGATCgaatatttaattgtaaaattaatttcCAAACCTTTGTTTAAATAATGGAACAAATATACGAATCATAATAAGATcagatttatataaattatgaaattataaaattgatgtattaacaaaatgaagaagctaaggcccaCCATTCAAGTGGGGGTAATGCAACCATGTGCAACCATATGGTGGTTGGCCCTTATCCAGCCCCACACTGTTTTCATCTCCACAATCCAAACCTATGAAAGTGAAAGACGAAAGACCATTTATCAGAATTCATCCATCAATATTTTGcaccaaaaatatatataattcacatATATGTTGTGCAATGGAATGACAAGAAgagagattatatatatatgcagtatctatatatttataaatttgtaaaaatgAAATTCCGTCTCTGTATAATTCATTAAGTTATAATGTCATGGACGTAGCTCTTCTTTCACCTTATCAGATTTAGTAGGTTTGaactttataatataattttataagaaAGATTATAAAACTTtcaagggtttttttttaagagGTAAAGTTAACAATCACTCGTTAAATTTATTAAGTCGGTACTCGGACGATGAACACGACTTGTTAATAGCTCAAATTCTTCTCTTCTTATTTATTGATGGAAAAGAAACTTAAAAATCACACATTAAATATTGATTCTCTTAGCATTATTCTCACCTCCCATTCTCAATCCATTCTCTTCCCTAAtattcttcttttcttcattcCCTTCACACGTTCTTCCTTTCACATTTCCCTCACCAAATTCTCTCtctcagaaaagaaatatacgatatataattattattttaatataggaaaaaaatatttatcatacatttattttgttattattgtcAAGAGAGAGAGCTTGTGTCAGAAAACTGTGCAAAGGAGGTCCCTTTGAGTCAGAAGAAAATCTTTACTTTTAAGGGTAGTAATAATATTAAAGAACCTCCAAATATATACACCACTTTACGATCAAATCCACAGCAAAAGCTAGATTTCGTTAGAAACAAAGCTAATCTCTGAAAACCCTAAAGTTTTTTTTCACTTGTATAACATATTTCTTGTTTCTTGCCCTCCATTCCCATGACTTCTGATCATGTTTCTTCACTCAGAAACCCTAGTTCCATTAAAACTAGGTTTGCTCATCGATTCGTCCTGGCCCTCAAGAAACTGAGCATCGATAGATCACCTTCTTCACCTGTTTCCATGGCTGAAAGATACAAGAGATATCGTATGGTAAGAACTGCCGCCTATGCATCCATGGCTTCTTCCGTAGGGCCGAAACGGGCGTGGGCACGAGCCCTTCTTCGCAAGATCCGAAACCGCAAGATGTGTAGTAATTTGATGAAGAGACAGGGTAGTAGAACCGATCTTCTGAAGAAAAGAACTGTGCTTAAACCAAGAAACCACAGAGAAATGGGTTCAGAGCAAGAAAACAGTCTCCGGGAGCTCGTCCCTGGAGGAG encodes the following:
- the LOC140979245 gene encoding transcription factor IBH1-like; this encodes MTSDHVSSLRNPSSIKTRFAHRFVLALKKLSIDRSPSSPVSMAERYKRYRMVRTAAYASMASSVGPKRAWARALLRKIRNRKMCSNLMKRQGSRTDLLKKRTVLKPRNHREMGSEQENSLRELVPGGEGMEFYRLLNETGHYIKCLRAQVKVMKNIIDLYSN